From Pseudomonas fluorescens:
CAGCTCGCTCTCGGCAATGCGCTGGCTGAACCCGTCCGCCTCGGGAAACTGATGCAGCATGGAGGTCATCCACCAGGAAAACCGCTCGGCCTTCCACACCCGCCGCAGGCAGATTGCCGAGTAGTTTTCCAGCAACTCCACCCGCCCCTCGCCATACACCTTGAGCAAAATGCGATACAGCGTGCTCACATCGCTCGCCGCCAGGTTCAGGCCCTTGGCCCCGGTGGGCGGCACGATATGGGCCGCGTCCCCGAGCAAGAACAGGCGTCCGTATTGCATCGGTTCCACCACGAAACTGCGCAGCGGCGCGATACTTTTCTCGATCGATGGCCCGGTCACCAACTGCTCGGCCAGGTGACTGGGCAGGCGGGTCTTGAGTTCATCCCAGAAACGCTCGTCCGACCATTCACCCAGGGGCTCGTCGGCGGGCACTTGCAGGTAATACCGGCTACGCGTCGGTGAGCGCATGCTGCACAGGGCAAAGCCGCGTGGATGCTTGGCGTACACCAGTTCAGCATGTACCGGCGGCGTATCGGCCAGGATACCCAGCCAGCCAAAGGGATAGACCCGCTCGAACACCTTCAACGATTCGGCCGGGATCGATTGGCGGGCGATGCCATGGTAGCCATCGCACCCGGCGATGTAATCGCACTCCAGGCGGAACGTCTCGCCCTGATGCTCGAAGGTCAGCCAGGGTCGATCACTTTTGAGGTCATGGGGCTGGACGTCACGGGCTTCGTAGAGGGTGATGGCACCGCCAGCGGCACGCGCTTCCATCAGGTCGCGGGTGACTTCGGTCTGGCCGTAGATCATCACCGACTGGCCGCCGGTGAGCGCCTTGAGGTCGATGTGGGTAAGCTGGCCATCAAGCGCCAGTTCGAAGCCATCATGGACCAACCCTTCGGCGTCCATTCGCTGGCTCACACCCGCCTCGCGCAGCAGGTCGACCATACCTTGTTCCAGCACCCCCGCACGGATGCGGCCCTGCACATAATCGGCGCTCTGGCGCTCAAGGATGAGGGTTTGGATACCGGCGTTATGCAGCAGTTGACCGAGTAGCAGTCCGGAGGGACCGGCGCCAATAATGGCGACTTGGGTTTTCAACGTTTTCATTATTTTTATGGCCCGCCAGCTTCACCCGAACGGATCAGGTGAAAGAGTTGTCATTGGTCTTGCTGCGAACATTTTTCACTTGAGTGCCCGCTATAAGAAGGTGAAAACTGCGTCAAAGTCTGCGCTTTTTGCCAATCGGTGCGATTACCGAACCACTATCCTGAGTATCGGATTGAAACCATGACCAAACCTGCCAGTTCCGCGATTCCGGTCTTCAAGCTTTACGGGGAAAGCCAGCAATGGCCGACGCCTGATTTGTTGCACTGCGAAACCATTTCTCGGCGCAGTCGGGAATACCAGTGGGAAATCCAGCCCCACCGGCATGCGGATCTGTGCCAGTTGCTGTACGTGCACCAAGGCCAGGCGCAACTGGAAATCGAAGGCCAGCGCACCACGCTCAACGAAGCGACCTTGCAGGTGCTGCCACCGCTGTGTGTGCATGGGTTTCGCTTTGCCGAAGACGTGAAAGGTTACGTGGTGACTTTGGCGGCGCCGCTGGTCAGCCACCTGCAAGCGCAACTGGGCGCGGCGGTGGACGGCTTGCAGATCCTGGGCAATTACCCGGCCAGCGAGGACAGCGACTACCTCAACAACCTGTTCGCCCGCCTGCAGGACGAATATGCCGATGAACAACCGGCCCGGGACATGATGATGCACGCCCTGGTCAGCGTGCTGCTGGTATGGATCAGTCGCCAGGCCATCCAGCGCCGCCACCCACGGGCACCACGGGGGCGTGAATACTTTCGGCGCTTTACCCAGTTGGTGGAGCAGCACTACCGCGAGCACCCGAAGATCGAAGACCTGGCTCACAAGCTGGGGATATCGGTCTCACACTTGAACGGCACCTGTCGGGAATTGGGCGGGCAGCCCGCGTTGCAGATCATGCATGACCGCCAATTGCTGGAGGCCAAGCGCCTGTTGACCTACACCAGCATGACGATCAATGAGATGTCGGAGGTATTGGGTTTTTCCGACCCGACCAACTTCTCCCGGCTGTTTCGCCGGCGTGTCGGGTTTTCGCCCAAGGCGTTTCGCGAGCAGCTCAAGTCCGAAACGGCACACACCTGACGCTGGCAGCTGGCTCGCTTACGCTGGGGGCGCGAAGCGTCCCCAATAACAGCCAGCCACACCGACTGCGCTTTTCAACGCAAGGCGCTGAAGCTACCGGTGTGCGGAACGCATTGATCCTGATGGCAACTGATCGCAAAGCTCGGCTGCATACGGGTTTGCTCGACGCGGTAGGCGGCAGTCCCGTACAGCGCCGTGGCCAATGCGCTGAGGGTAAAAATCATCAGGTATTTTCTGGTTTTTATGGTCATGGCCCTCACCTCTGAACAACATTGGAAGGTGCTGTTTAAAGCATAGGCCAGCCAGGGCAAGTTGCCATTATTGGACGCCATTCAACCGGCTGATGTTGCGTCAGAGCCCCTTGTCCCACGAAGGCTCTTCCGGAAACCTCTGCACCAGGAAATCCAGGAGGCTGCGCAACGCCGAGGGCATGTGTTTGCGCGAGGCATATACCGCGTAGATGTTCAGGTGTCGCGGTTCGGCCTCGGGCAACAGGCGTACCAGCTCGCCACGGCGGATATGATCGCCAGCCAGGTAGCTGGGCAACATCGCCACCCCCGCCCCGGCCAGCGTCACGCGTAACAACGTGCTGGCTTCGTTGGCGGTGATAGTGCCGTGCACCGGCACCGATACATGTTCGCCGTGTTCTTCGAAATGCCACAGGCTTTTGCCGAAGTACGAGTGGGTCAGGCAGTTGTGCCGGGCCAGGTCCTCGACTTTCTGCGGGGCCGGATGTTCGCGCAGATACGCCGGCGTGGCGCACACCACAGAACGGCAGATGGTCAGGCGCCGAGCGATCAGGTTGGGGTCCAGGTCATTGCTGGTGCGAATGGCCAGGTCGATGCGCTCGTCCACCAGGTTCACCGTGCGGTCGAGCATCTGCAGGTCGACGGTCACCAACGGGTAGCGCTGGACGTACTCGGCGATCGCTTCGGCCAGTTGCGCCTGGCCGAACGAGGTGCTCACACTCAGGCGCAGCAGGCCCCGGGGCGCGTCATCCGGCTCGCTGACGGCGGCCTGCATGTCGCTGCACAGTTCCAACAGCTGTCGGCAGCGCGGCAGGGTTTCACTCCCGGCCGCCGTCAGGCTGAGCTTGCGTGTGGTGCGGTGCAGCAAGCGCGCGCCGATCCAGTCTTCGAGTTCGGCCAGGTAGCGCGACACCACCGGGCGCGACAGGTCCAGATGGTCGGCCGCGGCAGACTGGCTGCCCAAATCCACCACCGTGACAAACACGCGCATTGCTTGAAGACGATCCATGATTTGCCCGATTTTAGAAACAAACTATGTCCCAGCATCGCATTTTTTGTTGGGTTTGGTGCAACTAAGCTCTGTGCATCCTTTACCGATGACTGGACTGCCCGATGCTCTCGACCCTCAAGCGCTTGACCCTGACCACCGCCGCCCTGGCCTTCGCCGCCCATGCTGCGGCGGCCGACCTGAGCCTCGACGTGTACAACCCCGGCGAGGCGGCGATCTTCCCCGTCAGCTCGGTGCTGGTCAGCGGTGCGAAAGACGCGATTCTCGTCGACGCGCAATTCGGCAAGGGCCAGGCCGAACAACTGGTGCAGAAAATCCGCGCCAGCGGCAAACACCTGACCACCATCTATATCAGCCATGGCGACCCGGACTACTACTTCGGCCTTGACACCCTGACCGCCGCGTTCCCCGACGCCCAGGTGGTCGCGCCACAACCGGTGGTCGACCATATCAACGCCACCGTGGCCGGCAAGCTGGCATTCTGGGGCCCGAAAATGGGCGCCGACAAGCCAGGCAAAACCGTCGTGCCGCAGGTGTTGAAAGGCCATAGCCTGAGCCTTGAAGGGCAGTCACTGCAGGTCATCGGCCTGGACGGCCCGCAGCCGGATCGCAGCTTTGTCTGGATTCCGTCGATCAAGGCCGTGGTCGGCGGTGTGGTCGTCGCCGACAACATCCACCTGTGGATGGCGGACACCCAAAGCGCACAATCCCACCAGGATTGGCTGGCCACCCTGCAACGCATCGAAGACCTGAAACCGCGCACGGTGATTCCGGGGCACTTCCTGGGTAACCCGTCGCTGAAGTCGGTGGCCTTCACCGCCGACTACATCAAGGCCTTCGACGCCGAGACTGCCAAGGCCAAGGATTC
This genomic window contains:
- the pobA gene encoding 4-hydroxybenzoate 3-monooxygenase, which produces MKTQVAIIGAGPSGLLLGQLLHNAGIQTLILERQSADYVQGRIRAGVLEQGMVDLLREAGVSQRMDAEGLVHDGFELALDGQLTHIDLKALTGGQSVMIYGQTEVTRDLMEARAAGGAITLYEARDVQPHDLKSDRPWLTFEHQGETFRLECDYIAGCDGYHGIARQSIPAESLKVFERVYPFGWLGILADTPPVHAELVYAKHPRGFALCSMRSPTRSRYYLQVPADEPLGEWSDERFWDELKTRLPSHLAEQLVTGPSIEKSIAPLRSFVVEPMQYGRLFLLGDAAHIVPPTGAKGLNLAASDVSTLYRILLKVYGEGRVELLENYSAICLRRVWKAERFSWWMTSMLHQFPEADGFSQRIAESELAYFSSSQAGRRTIAENYVGLPYEAIE
- a CDS encoding helix-turn-helix domain-containing protein; the encoded protein is MTKPASSAIPVFKLYGESQQWPTPDLLHCETISRRSREYQWEIQPHRHADLCQLLYVHQGQAQLEIEGQRTTLNEATLQVLPPLCVHGFRFAEDVKGYVVTLAAPLVSHLQAQLGAAVDGLQILGNYPASEDSDYLNNLFARLQDEYADEQPARDMMMHALVSVLLVWISRQAIQRRHPRAPRGREYFRRFTQLVEQHYREHPKIEDLAHKLGISVSHLNGTCRELGGQPALQIMHDRQLLEAKRLLTYTSMTINEMSEVLGFSDPTNFSRLFRRRVGFSPKAFREQLKSETAHT
- a CDS encoding LysR family transcriptional regulator yields the protein MDRLQAMRVFVTVVDLGSQSAAADHLDLSRPVVSRYLAELEDWIGARLLHRTTRKLSLTAAGSETLPRCRQLLELCSDMQAAVSEPDDAPRGLLRLSVSTSFGQAQLAEAIAEYVQRYPLVTVDLQMLDRTVNLVDERIDLAIRTSNDLDPNLIARRLTICRSVVCATPAYLREHPAPQKVEDLARHNCLTHSYFGKSLWHFEEHGEHVSVPVHGTITANEASTLLRVTLAGAGVAMLPSYLAGDHIRRGELVRLLPEAEPRHLNIYAVYASRKHMPSALRSLLDFLVQRFPEEPSWDKGL
- a CDS encoding MBL fold metallo-hydrolase; the encoded protein is MLSTLKRLTLTTAALAFAAHAAAADLSLDVYNPGEAAIFPVSSVLVSGAKDAILVDAQFGKGQAEQLVQKIRASGKHLTTIYISHGDPDYYFGLDTLTAAFPDAQVVAPQPVVDHINATVAGKLAFWGPKMGADKPGKTVVPQVLKGHSLSLEGQSLQVIGLDGPQPDRSFVWIPSIKAVVGGVVVADNIHLWMADTQSAQSHQDWLATLQRIEDLKPRTVIPGHFLGNPSLKSVAFTADYIKAFDAETAKAKDSAALIAAMKKRYPTLADESSLDLSAKVAKGEMKW